In the Sulfurivermis fontis genome, ATAAAGCCCCCATCGCCGCCTGCGGGGGCGCTCGCATCGAGCCGCCCGCCAACGTTGGCTTGCCCCGTCTTCATGTCGGCAAGCAGCAGGATTTCGCCCCGCTCGCCGGTGGCGAGCGTCTTCGCTTCGGTAATGCCCGTGTGGTTGATGACGGCGGTGGCGATCTCGTCGGCAGCCTGGGCGGTGAGCAGCACCCGCCCGCCGTCGGCGAGGATCGCGCCGCCCTGTTCGATCAACGCATCGAGCGCGCCCTTGTCCACTTCGAGCTTCAGCGGCCCGCCCAGATCGAGCCGCACGGTATCGGCGGCCGCCATCAGCACGTTGCCCTTGGGCGCTTCGATCCGCCCGACGTTTTCGATCTTGGCGGCAATGAAGGCTGCCGTGCCGCCAGCGCCGACTTTGATCTCGCCTTCGTTGCGGATGGCAGCATTGCCACCGCCGCTGAAACGATAGTTGCCGGCCATGAAATCGGCCACCGACAGATCGCGCGTGGAGGCGACCAAGCCCCCGACCTCGACCCGGGCGGTGGGGGTGAACAACACGCCGTTGGGGTTGACGAGAAACACCTGGCCGTTGGCGGTGAGACTGCCCTGGATGCGGGAGACATCGGAACCCAGCACACGGTTGAGCGCAATGCTCGATGCCGAGGGCTGCACGAAGTTGACCGCATAGCCTTGCCCGATGGAGAAGCTCTGCCAGTCGGCGGCCATCCGGTCGGTGCTCTGGCTCACCGTCATCGTGTTGCCGGATTGCGCGATGCTGCCGGAGCCTGCGACGATCCGGCCGCCTTCGGGGAGATTCGCGGCGAAAGTCGGCGCCAGAGGGACGGCGAGGCAGGCCGCGGCGAGGACGGCAGAGGATGCCCGCTTGCCGCGGGCGCGGGCAAACTCGGCGACGGCGACAAAAGCCTGGTGGATGTCGCTCCAGACGAGACGATAAGCGCGGTTCATGGTTCCGGTCTCCCCATCCATTCGGAAATCCACGGGATTTTCCACGGGGCCGGTGGGTGTTACCATCCGCTCGTTAGCGGATACGACGGATCGGAGGACGCGGGGAGGACTTCATGATCAGGACGGTGCGCGAAGCGGATCTGGACGCCCTGGCGCGGCTGTGGCAGGAACTGGCGGAAGCGCCGGCGGCCGAGCACGAGGCGGCGCTACGCCATTGTTTCGAGGCGTTGTGCCGCATGATCGGCGCGGCGAATGCCTCCTGGGTGGGCCTCCGCCGCGACCCCAATGAGGACCCCTACGCGGGCTGGCGCATCCGCGCGCTGGATCATTTCCACAACCGCGAACGGCGGCTCGCGCTCGGGCAAGAGATCGCCGAACGCATCGCCCAGGGGGAAATCGATCCGCATGTGGTGGCGGTGGCCCGCCACGCCGGCAGGCCGCGCTGCCATCTGCGCGCCGAGCTGGTGAGCGAGCGGGAATGGCGGCAGAGCTGGACGATCCACGAAGCCTTCCGCGAGGAGCGCATCATCGACCGGCTCGATGGCGGCGTGCCGGTCGGCGCCGACTGCGAGGTGCACTTCGTGCTCGACCGGCGCGCGGGCGAGCCGCCGTTCGCCGAGCGCGAGCGCGACCTCTTGCGCTTCTTCCTGCTCGGCGCCCAGGGCTTCTTACGGGAGACGCTGCTCGCGCGCGGGCTGATCCATGCCGCCGCCCCTTTCAGCCCGCGGGAACGCCAGGTGCTCGCGCTCTTGCTCACCGACGCGAGCGAAAAGGAAATCGCCCGGCGGCTTGGCATCGGCCACCGCACGGTGCACCAGCACGCCGAGGCGATCTACGCCAAGCTCGGCGTGCGCGGGCGCGTCGGCCTCATGGCCCTGTGGCTGCGCCACCGGCGCGCGGAACAGGCCGACCCCGGCGCGCCGCCGTCCGCGCCGCTCCGGCTGGCCGAGGACATGCAGGCCGGGTCCTGAGGGGCGGCGGCGGGGCTACGATGACCACGAAAGAAATCGACCTCAA is a window encoding:
- a CDS encoding helix-turn-helix transcriptional regulator is translated as MIRTVREADLDALARLWQELAEAPAAEHEAALRHCFEALCRMIGAANASWVGLRRDPNEDPYAGWRIRALDHFHNRERRLALGQEIAERIAQGEIDPHVVAVARHAGRPRCHLRAELVSEREWRQSWTIHEAFREERIIDRLDGGVPVGADCEVHFVLDRRAGEPPFAERERDLLRFFLLGAQGFLRETLLARGLIHAAAPFSPRERQVLALLLTDASEKEIARRLGIGHRTVHQHAEAIYAKLGVRGRVGLMALWLRHRRAEQADPGAPPSAPLRLAEDMQAGS